In Peromyscus eremicus chromosome 2, PerEre_H2_v1, whole genome shotgun sequence, a single genomic region encodes these proteins:
- the LOC131905094 gene encoding small ribosomal subunit protein eS25-like → MPPKDDKKKKKDAGKSAKNDKDPVNKAGGRATKKKGSKGKVRDKLNNLVLSDKATHDKLCKEVPSYKLITPAVVSERRKIRGSLARAALQELLSKGLSKLVSKHRAQVIYTRNTKGGDAPAAGEDA, encoded by the coding sequence ATGCCGCCCAAGGatgacaagaagaagaagaaggatgcCGGAAAGTCAGCCAAAAATGACAAAGACCCAGTAAATAAGGCTGGTGGCAGGGCCACAAAGAAGAAGGGGTCCAAAGGCAAAGTTCGGGACAAGCTCAACAATCTGGTCCTGTCTGACAAAGCTACACACGACAAACTCTGTAAGGAGGTTCCCAGCTACAAGCTCATCACTCCAGCTGTGGTCTCCGAGAGACGGAAGATTCGCGGTTCTTTGGCCAGGGCAGCCCTTCAGGAGCTACTTAGTAAAGGACTTAGCAAGCTGGTTTCAAAGCACAGAGCCCAAGTAATTTACACCAGAAACACAAAGGGTGGAGATGCCCCAGCTGCTGGCGAAGATGCTTGA